A single genomic interval of Macadamia integrifolia cultivar HAES 741 chromosome 6, SCU_Mint_v3, whole genome shotgun sequence harbors:
- the LOC122082086 gene encoding clumping factor B-like — translation MQVGHVNSNEDEDSDYEVNDDSDSESNDDDNCDSAYGDDDEFNMRYSDANGNPDVDSDMDFNSDEYHEGYDKDYDNDTDIRVEFALNSVFYDVYHFKAALQTCAI, via the coding sequence ATGCAAGTTGGTCATGTAAATTctaatgaagatgaagatagtGATTATGAAGTTAATGATGACAGTGACAGTGAGTCTAATGATGATGACAATTGTGATTCAGCatatggtgatgatgatgagttcaaTATGAGATATAGTGATGCAAATGGTAACCCAGATGTTGACAGTGATATGGATTTCAACTCTGATGAGTATCATGAAGGGTATGACAAAGATTATGATAATGATACAGATATAAGGGTTGAGTTTGCTCTAAACTCTGTGTTTTATGATGTGTATCACTTTAAAGCTGCCCTTCAGACTTGTGCTATATAG